Sequence from the Lysobacter solisilvae genome:
GCCCGATGCCCTGCGCCACGCCGTCGGGATTGGTATGCACGTGCAGCGTGGCCCCGGTCTCGGCCGCGCGGCGGTCGCGGAAGGCGATCATCTCGCGGAACTTCCAGCCGGTGTCCACGTGCAGCAGCGGGATTGGCGGACGCCCGGGGGCGAAGGCCTTGCCCAGCAGGTGCAGCAGGACCGAGCTGTCCTTGCCGATCGAATAAAGCATCACCGGCTTTCGGAACTCGGCGGCCACTTCGCGCAGGATGTGGATGCTCTCCGCCTCCAGCCGGTCGAGGTGGCTGAGCGCGGGAGGCGCGAGGACATGGTTGAGGTCGGGCTGTGCGGACATTGAGCGTGCTTTCGGTTCTTGCCGGCGGGACGGCTGCCGCGGCTATCTGACCATATCGGCACGGTCCGGGCGATGCAGGGGGAGCTGGCGAGGGGTCGTGGATCTGCGCGGTGCGCCCGGCAGCAGGCACCCGGCGGCGTGGATGCAGTATTGGAAGGCCCCGCAACGCGAGGAAATGAGCCCCGGGCATGTGCGCATAACCAAGCACCCTTTCCCCCGTTCCGGCGCGGTGCCTAGCCTCATGGCTGTCGAAATACGCCGAGCCCCGCGATGTCCGCCTTTCCAGCCGTGTCCACGCCGCCGTCGCTGCTCTCGCAGGAGCAGGCGGCGCTGCTCGAGCGGCTCACCCACGGACTGGACGGCGCGGGACTGTGGTGGCTGTCGGGGTACGCGGCCGGCCTCGCCCGCGCACAGGGGCTACCCGCGGGACCGGGCACCCCGCCGGCGGTGGGCGACGTCGCCACGGCCTCCCCACTCACGATCGTCTACGGCAGCCAGACCGGTAATGCGCGCCGCGTGGCCGAGGCCCTCGCCCAGCAACTCGAAACGGCAGGACTGCCGACCCGACTGGTGCGCGCCGACGCCTATGCCACGCGTCATCTGAAAGATGAGCGCCATATCGCCGTGGTGATCAGCACCCAAGGGGACGGCGAGCCGCCGGACGACGCCCGCGCCTTCGTCGAGTTCCTGCTCGGCAAGCGCGCGCCCCGCGTGCCGGACCTGCGCTTCGCGGTATTCGGGCTGGGGGATTCCAGCTATCCGCAGTTCTGCGCGATCGGCCGGCAGCTCGACGCGCGCCTGGAGTCGCTGGGCGCAACGCGATGGCTGCCCCGCGTGGACGCCGACCTGGATGTCGAGACGGCGTCCGTGCCGTGGCTGGCCAGTGTCCTGGACGCCGCGCGGGAATCGCTGCGGCCGCAGGCCCCGATGGCGACGGTCACGCCGCTGCGGCCGCTCGCCAGCGCCGCCCCAGTGCACACTCGGGAACAGCCCTTCCTGGCCGAAGTGCTGGTCAACCAGCGCATCACCGGGCGCAGCAGCGATCGCGACGTGCGCCACGTGGAAATCTCGCTGGAAGGCTCGGGCCTGAGCTACGAACCCGGTGACGCCCTGGGCGTCTGGCCCGTGAATCCACCGCGACTGGTCGATGCGCTGCTCGCCGCAACCGACATCGACGGCGCGCTGGAGGTCACCCTCGACGGCCGCACGCGGACACTGCGCGAGTGGCTGGCCCAGCACCGGGAGATCACCCGCCTGTCGCGTCCCTTCCTCGCCCGCCTGGCGGCACTGGGTCGCCACGAGGCGCTCAATGCGCTCCTCGCCCCCGACCGGACCGCCGAACTGGCGCAGGTCTTCGCGCGCGACCAGGTCCTGGACGCGCTGCGCGCGCATCCCGCCCCGTGGACGGGCGAAGAGCTGGTGGCCGCCCTGCGGCCGCTGGCGCCGCGCCTGTACTCGATCGCCTCGAGCCAGAAAGTGGTCGGCGACGAAGTCCACCTCACGGTCGCCCATGTCGAATACAGCGTGGATGGCAGCGGCGCCACCGACAGCCTGCGCTGGGGTGCGGCCTCCGACCACCTGGCGCGGGTCGCAGAAGGCCAGCGCATCCGCGTGTTCATCGAACACAACGAGCGTTTCCGCCTGCCGCGCGATGGCAGCCGCGACGTGATCATGATCGGCCCCGGCACCGGTGTGGCGCCTTTCCGCGGTTTCGTTCAGGACCGCGCGAGCGATGCCGCCGGCGGCCGTCAGTGGCTGCTGTTCGGCAATCCGCACGCGCGCAGCGACTTCCTCTACCAGCTGGAATGGCAACGCGCACTGGAACGCGGGGAACTCCACCACCTCGATCTGGCCTTCTCCCGCGACCAGACCCACAAGGTGTACGTGCAGGATCGCCTGCGCGAACACGGCGCCCGTCTCCACGCCTGGCTGGCCGGTGGCGCCCACCTGTACGTCTGCGGTGACGCGACACGCATGGCGCGCGACGTGCACGCGACCCTGATCGAGATCCTGGCCGAGCATGGTGGCGTGTCGACGGCGCAGGCGCAGGAACAGTTGAACGACCTGCAGGCGCAAGGTCGCTACGCCCGGGACGTCTACTGATGAATCCGCCCTATTCCTACTCCATCCTGTCATCCGGAGCACGCCGATGAGCGCCCACTCCGTCGAGGCCATCAAGAAGGCCAGCGGCCGGCTGCGCGGCACTCTGCTTGAATCGCTTCGCGATCCGGTCACCGGCGCGCTGGCCGAACACGACCAGACCCTGATCAAGTACCACGGAAGCTACCAGCAGGATGACCGCGACCTGCGCGAGGAACGCCGCCAGCAGAAGCTGGAGCCTGCCTATGCGTTCATGATCCGCACGCGTACGCCCGGCGGCGTCGTCAGCCCGGCGCAGTGGCTCAAGCTCGACGCCGTCGCCACGACCTTCGCCGAGCGCGGGCTGCGCATCACCACCCGCCAGGCGTTCCAGTTCCACGGCGTGATCAAGGGGCGGCTCAAGCCCACGATGCAGGCGATCAACGCCGCCCTGATCGACACGCTGGCCGCGTGCGGCGACGTCAACCGCAACATCGTCGTGGCCGCCAACCCGCATCTGTCGCGCGCTC
This genomic interval carries:
- a CDS encoding assimilatory sulfite reductase (NADPH) flavoprotein subunit, yielding MSAFPAVSTPPSLLSQEQAALLERLTHGLDGAGLWWLSGYAAGLARAQGLPAGPGTPPAVGDVATASPLTIVYGSQTGNARRVAEALAQQLETAGLPTRLVRADAYATRHLKDERHIAVVISTQGDGEPPDDARAFVEFLLGKRAPRVPDLRFAVFGLGDSSYPQFCAIGRQLDARLESLGATRWLPRVDADLDVETASVPWLASVLDAARESLRPQAPMATVTPLRPLASAAPVHTREQPFLAEVLVNQRITGRSSDRDVRHVEISLEGSGLSYEPGDALGVWPVNPPRLVDALLAATDIDGALEVTLDGRTRTLREWLAQHREITRLSRPFLARLAALGRHEALNALLAPDRTAELAQVFARDQVLDALRAHPAPWTGEELVAALRPLAPRLYSIASSQKVVGDEVHLTVAHVEYSVDGSGATDSLRWGAASDHLARVAEGQRIRVFIEHNERFRLPRDGSRDVIMIGPGTGVAPFRGFVQDRASDAAGGRQWLLFGNPHARSDFLYQLEWQRALERGELHHLDLAFSRDQTHKVYVQDRLREHGARLHAWLAGGAHLYVCGDATRMARDVHATLIEILAEHGGVSTAQAQEQLNDLQAQGRYARDVY